A genomic window from Bombus pyrosoma isolate SC7728 linkage group LG8, ASM1482585v1, whole genome shotgun sequence includes:
- the LOC122570181 gene encoding uncharacterized protein LOC122570181, with product MRKILLLVMIHELLRPVRSVNGVIWDKKLQDFVPIFSIPAFAAVNNELLSQSRGEETYDFQGRIVRFTYYEEKNLINSIGNGTRITGIIGEIWNILSEYLNFTIKPILADEKSTGASDPDGVFRTGLLKHIEDNKTDVIPRMEAHSKRLTITQMTMPLWKAEYRLYIEREVRHVPTWMVKLFSKRVWHAILITYFLLSMCSYLSHKVETRIMLKKLQTDLNDHFFYNFGMICGQSFFPSSSTRSSRIMELWLGLFSCLIRTAFSALLIGYMTQTTFTPPFNDLESLLDNTSYKILTLNGSISNIIIERATSPVYKKVFDMKRYTVMDTIEEMYTKICTSNNLYTIFESEDLKKARGMYFCRLNPVGIPLFYSWIIPGISKTFTHRRSIDIGMLKLYEVGFIKLLKHRWIESKNVEKESLNVTEPIILEQVYLTLIIFIGGLLISFVILLFENIIFYCKIK from the exons atGAGAAAGATACTACTACTCGTTATGATTCACGAATTACTTAGACCTGTTCGATCGGTGAACGGTGTGATATGGGACAAGAAACTACAGGATTTTGTACCGATTTTCAGTATCCCAGCTTTCGCAGCTGTAAACAACGAACTGCTGAGCCAAAGTCGAGGAGAGGAAACATACGATTTCCAAGGGAGAATCGTTAGGTTCACTTATTACGag GAAAAGAACCTTATCAATAGCATAGGTAATGGAACACGAATCACCGGAATTATAGGCGAGATCTGGAATATTTTGTccgaatatttaaatttcac AATAAAGCCGATTCTGGCAGACGAGAAGAGTACAGGAGCATCAGATCCTGATGGCGTATTTAGAACTGGTTTATTAAAGCATATTGAAGATAATAAAACAGATGTAATACCGAGGATGGAAGCTCATTCAAAGAGATTGACTATTACCCAGATGACGATGCCTTTATGGAAAGCCGA ATATCGGCTATATATTGAACGAGAAGTAAGACACGTACCTACTTGGATGGTGAAATTATTCTCCAAAAGAGTTTGGCACGCAATTCTGATAACATACTTTTTATTGAGCATGTGCAGCTATCTTTCTCACAAGGTCGAGACGAGAATCATGCTTAAGAAGTTGCAGACTGACTTGAACGATCATTTTTTCTATAACTTTGGCATGATCTGCGgacaaa GCTTCTTTCCATCTTCCTCGACCAGAAGCTCAAGGATAATGGAATTATGGTTGggtttattttcttgtttgaTCAGAACCGCTTTCAGCGCCCTTTTAATAGGCTATATGACGCAAACTACCTTCACACCTCCTTTCAACGATCTAGAATCTCTTTTGGATAATACttcgtacaaaattttaactttaaatggttctatatcaaatattattatcgag CGAGCTACATCGCCTGTATACAAAAAAGTTTTCGACATGAAACGATATACTGTTATGGATACAATTGAAGAGatgtatacaaaaatatgtacatcCAATAATCTATACACAATATTCGAAAgtgaagatttaaaaaaagctAGAGGAATGTACTTCTGTCGATTGAATCCCGTAGGaattcctttattttattcatggATAATTCCCGGAATTTCGAAGACTTTTACTCATAGAAGGTCTATTGATATCgg AATGTTGAAATTATATGAAGTTGGCTTTATCAAACTATTGAAACATCGCTGGATAGAGTCAAAGAACGTTGAAAAAGAGTCACTAAATGTGACAGAACCAATTATCTTAGAACAAGtgtatttaacattaataatattcatcgGTGGGCTTCTAATATCATTCGTAAttcttttgtttgaaaatataatattttactgcaaaattaag
- the LOC122570176 gene encoding uncharacterized protein LOC122570176, whose product MGLLDRNETQVILRTGYYALRTNLFDYTVPVWNTKYRLHIKLKYEYDNRWLLSMFTRETLCIHIFLILIFAVAGYIFQYGSRKNRKRSKQSKSRSGYFNFADHVFYTYSIMCCQGYLPRGFCDQSKILSTSKFLFAWLMLLVFSSSLIYRMTNRTMTPPFVDFDTLLKQSKYNVLIFEGSIIYEFVKNTVHLPMYDSYKLSERIFFEKNLSFIYKEVCFGKKLIAILENENKAYLRSKDFCPIVPVGKNYYQTWIGFGVPKYFPYKRSIDTSIIKLHEVGLIDILKDRWMSYRRNNIERTPFKRIDINQVYLIFEMLFIGIVLSLIILSFENLIFFCRKELT is encoded by the exons ATGGGGTTgctcgatcgaaacgaaacgcaAGTGATTTTGCGAACAGGATATTATGCTCTCCGCACGAATCTATTCGACTATACGGTACCCGTTTGGAATACCAA GTACCGATTGcatataaagttaaaatacgAATACGACAACAGGTGGCTGTTGAGCATGTTCACACGTGAAACTCTGTGCATTCACATCTTTCTAATCCTGATATTTGCTGTCGCTggttacatttttcaatatggATCACGCAAAAATCGCAAAAGAAGTAAACAATCAAAGTCAAGGAGTGGATACTTCAATTTCGCCGACCATGTCTTTTACACATATTCCATAATGTGCTGTCAAg gATATCTTCCGCGAGGTTTTTGCGATCAGAGCAAGATATTATCCacatcgaaatttttattcgcttgGTTGATGCTGCTGGTTTTCAGCTCTAGTCTCATTTATCGAATGACAAATCGGACTATGACACCACCGTTTGTCGATTTTGACACGTTGTTGAAGCAATCAAAATACAACGTTCTAATTTTCGAAGGATCTATAATCTACGAATTCGTAAAG AATACCGTTCATTTGCCAATGTACGACAGTTACAAATTATCGGAACGTATcttctttgaaaaaaatttaagtTTCATATACAAGGAAGTTTGTTTTGGCAAAAAATTAATCGCCATTTTAGAGAACGAAAACAAAGCATATTTAAGAAGCAAAGATTTCTGTCCGATCGTACCAGtgggaaaaaattattatcaaacttgGATTGGATTTGGTGTACCAAAATATTTTCCGTACAAACGTTCCATCGACACGTC aataataaaattacacgaagTTGGCCTAATAGATATCTTGAAAGATCGCTGGATGAGCTATCGcagaaataatatagaaagGACTCCTTTCAAAAGGATCGACATAAATCAAGTTTATCTAATTTTTGAGATGCTTTTTATTGGTATTGTTCTTTCCCTCATAATACTTTCATTCGAAAATCTAATATTCTTTTGTAGAAAGGAGCTTACGTAA
- the LOC122570177 gene encoding probable 39S ribosomal protein L45, mitochondrial, with product MIQRYRNAICIFGKYMQNNLPVMLSPISYPVPNDSSQQVRNIKKHFNPKYRKERAKKVIKVKLPTFDDNDDENNSKMRTKLKEAGILPQRNWSERPVFISCTPAIFESYIAPEGDGKFSPISTTGAKQKFEFIEKKSKSFMALRKIKTYEDNYSSDTFRENLLNIYKKAHEALCRKDQDEILQYVTETAYPLLMHNVDNKTIVWKFLESLEPARIVHARVTSLITKNNLFAQVTIRFHTQQLLCIYDRFGRVLLGSETVRKDVLDYIVFEKHISNVYGTWRIHGKIIPNWLTPKEISTSTYILPKKNEEPSSSDSAVESVAQMVPPETLDKQHTDAKP from the exons atgatacaaAGATACAGAAATGCAATATGCATTTTTGGGAAGTATATGCAG AATAATCTACCAGTAATGTTAAGTCCTATTAGTTACCCAGTTCCTAACGACAGTTCTCAACAAGtcagaaatataaagaaacattttaatccAAAGTATCGCAAAGAAAGGGCAAAGAAAGtcattaaagtaaaattaccTACATTtgatgataatgatgatgaaAATAACAGTAAGATGAGAACAAAGTTGAAAGAAGCTGGAATTCTACCACAAAGAAATTGGTCTGAAAGACCAGTTTTTATTAGCTGTACACCTGCAATATTTGAAAGTTACATTGCTCCAGAAGGTGATGGAAAATTTTCTCCTATTAGCACTACG GGTGCGAAACAAAAGtttgaatttatagaaaaaaagagtAAATCTTTTATGGCCCTTAGAAAGATTAAGACATATGAGGACAACTATTCATCTGATACATTTAGAGAAaacctattaaatatttataaaaaagcaCACGAAGCTTTATGTCG TAAAGATCAAGATGAAATACTACAATATGTTACAGAAACTGCATATCCT TTACTGATGCATAATGTAGACAACAAAACAattgtttggaaatttttggAATCTCTGGAGCCAGCACGTATCGTACATGCTAGAGTAACAAGTCTGATTACaaagaacaatttatttgCACAAGTCACTATTCGTTTTCATACTCAACAG cTTCTCTGCATTTATGATCGATTTGGACGAGTGTTATTAGGTAGTGAGACAGTGAGGAAAGATGTTTTGGATTATATAGTATTTGAGAAACATATATCTAATGTATATGGTACTTGGCGAATACACGGAAAAATTATACCAAATTGGCTAACACCGAAAGAAATATCGACATCTACTTACATCTTaccaaagaaaaatgaagaaccCTCATCATCTGATAGCGCTGTTGAATCGGTTGCTCAAATGGTACCGCCAGAAACTTTAGATAAACAGCATACTGATGCAAAAccataa
- the LOC122570167 gene encoding nucleolar protein 14 homolog, whose translation MVKAKKKLLSEVSQQIRNQQKKKSLNPFEVHVNRNKQNVLGRKSKTDEGLPGVSRAKAIKKRKETLLQEYKLKNKDNLFLDRRIGEKNLSLNEEDKALARFAAERMRAHKRKNIYNLNDDEVLTHRGQTLEEIEKFDDPKSDDEYSDNESRSGKLDNKFVGEAHFGGGILSKSGSEKSRKDLIDELIAESKKRKAEKQKIREQTIDLTEKLDSEWRDLLPIVSATNKSVRGETTETKADDYDIEVRKLKFEAKGTPSDKLKSEEEIVKEEKEKLEALEADRLARMKGLVNNISNEIKHKSADDLDDGFMLETINDQIPADDDEENLIEDVQGGSNNEESINIQVDSTTAMNDLIKKERNIETKNSVKRELDESCNDEISESESSEDDNLSDLKESESSSEEETELNKTNMIIGSKEESKTSVLKLNGETREQEIRDDDAQRELRYTYKVPESFEELQEYLQNYNANDQSIIIDRIIKCNHWSLNNTNKEKLPNLFLFLLQHVNDHIIGNDVETIIKGFQIIDRLSPFLYDLAHLNSQNAKCVIQGIIREKHNNFEKNKKRYPGLDTLILFKLVSLIFPTSDFRHSVITPCAIFMSEILFRCRIKNKIDISKGLFICTLILEYTVLSKRFAPSVINFLRGIVYVSTPAHLIQGIKIIPPFKTIGNSRNLLILDEDHAKFDINPSNIYMKASDLIDGPIDDDFRIRALLITVNLLREFKNNLEDLEAVYSIFEPILELLKLNSFDKYPPNVKKHIIQLQKDLEKLKNKKLEYIMVEKKKPKPLRLYEPRIEAVYDGKKHKTMSKEKAEREKLLHKYKKEMKGAMREIRRDRAFLTKLQIKQQIKSDEERKRKVKEIFGEASVQQSELKKLKRKK comes from the exons atggttaaagcaaagaagaaattattatcggAAGTTTCCCAACAAATACGTAATcaacaaaagaagaaatcttTGAACCCATTTGAAGTGCATGTAAatagaaacaaacaaaatgtATTGGGTAGAAAGAGCAAGACAGATGAAGGTCTCCCAGGTGTATCTCGTGCAAAAGCAATTAAGAAGCGAAAAGAGACACTTCTTCAagagtacaaattaaaaaataaggataatttatttttagacagGCGTATAGGTGAAAAAAATTTATCCCTGAACGAAGAAGATAAAGCCTTGGCTAGATTTGCAGCAGAACGTATGAGAGCtcataaaagaaagaatatttataacttgaaTGATGATGAAGTATTAACACATAGAGGTCAGACTTtagaggaaattgaaaaatttgatgacCCAAAAAGTGATGATGAATATAGCGATAATGAGAGTAGAAGTGGTAAACTGGATAATAAGTTTGTTGGTGAAGCTCATTTTGGTGGTGGTATTTTGTCCAAATCAGGATCCGAAAAGTCTAGGAAAGATCTTATAGATGAGCTTATAGCTGAATCAAAAAAACGCAAAGCtgagaaacagaaaatacgTGAACAAACCATAGATTTGACAGAAAAACTTGATTCTGAGTGGAGGGATCTCCTTCCAATTGTTTCAGCAACTAATAAGAGTGTTAGAGGAGAAACTACAGAGACAAAGGCTGATGATTACGATATTGAAGTacgtaaattgaaattcgaggCTAAAGGTACACCAtcagataaattaaaatctgaaGAAGAGATtgtaaaagaggaaaaagagaaattggaaGCTTTAGAAGCAGATCGGTTGGCAAGAATGAAAGGacttgtaaataatataagtaatgAGATTAAACACAAATCTGCAGATGATCTTGATGATGGTTTTATGCTAGAAACTATAAATGACCAAATCCCAGCAGATGAtgatgaagaaaatttaattgaagatGTACAAGGAGGTTCAAATAATGAAGAGAGTATAAATATCCAGGTAGATAGTACTACTGCAATGAATGACCTtattaagaaagaaaggaatatagAGACGAAGAATTCTGTCAAAAGGGAATTAGATGAAAGTTGTAATGATGAAATCTCAGAATCTGAAAGTTCTGAAGATGATAATTTATCGGATTTGAAAGAGTCAGAATCTTCtagcgaagaagaaacagaactAAACAAAACCAATATGATAATTGGTTCAAAAGAAGAATCAAAAACTAGTGTTCTGAAGTTAAATGGTGAGACTAGAGAGCAAGAAATTAGAGATGATGATGCACAGAGAGAATTACGTTACACTTATAAAGTACCAGAAAGTTTTGAAGAGTTACaagaatatttgcaaaattataatgCTAATGACCAGTCTATTATCATAGATCGTATAATTAAGTGCAATCATTGGTCATTGAATAATACCAATAAAGAAAAGTtaccaaatttatttttgtttttattacaacATGTAAATGATCACATTATAGGAAATGATGttgaaacgataattaaagGTTTCCAAATTATTGATAG ATTATCTCCTTTTTTATACGATCTTGCTCATCTAAATTCACAAAATGCTAAATGTGTTATACAAGGAATAATCAGAGAAAAGCACAACaactttgagaaaaataagaagagaTACCCTGGCCTAGATACA CTTATTCTCTTTAAATTggtttctttgatatttccaACGTCCGATTTCAGACATTCTGTAATTACTCCCTGTGCAATATTTATGTCTGAAATACTATTTAGAtgtcgtattaaaaataaaatagatatttcaaaGGGTCTTTTTATATGTACTCTTATATTAGAG TATACAGTATTAAGTAAGCGATTTGCTCCATCTGTGATAAATTTCTTGCGCGGAATAGTTTACGTATCCACGCCTGCACATTTAATACAAGGAATAAAGATAATACCGCCCTTTAAAACAATCGGAAActcgagaaatttattaatacttgaTGAAGATCATGCTAAGTTTGATATTAAtccaagtaatatttatatgaaagcATCCGATCTGATAGATGGCCCCATAGATGATGATTTCAGAATAAGAGCCTTATTAATAACTGTAAATTTATTGcgtgaatttaaaaacaatttagaAGATCTGGAAGCTGTGTATTCGATATTTGAACCAATTTTAGAATTACTTAAATTGAATTCTTTTGACAAATATCCACCAAACGTGAAGaaacatattatacaattacaaaAAGATTTGGAGAAactaaagaataaaaaattagaatacaTTATggttgaaaagaagaaaccaaAACCATTAAGATTATACGAGCCGCGAATTGAAGCAGt ATATGACGGTAAGAAACATAAGACTATGTCCAAGGAGAAGgctgaaagagaaaaattgttacataagtataaaaaagaaatgaaaggtGCTATGCGTGAAATACGAAGAGACAGAGCTTTCTTAACGAAGctacaaataaaacaacagATTAAGAGCGATGAAGAACGTAAACGCAAGGTGAAAGAAATCTTTGGCGAAGCTTCAGTACAACAGAgtgaattaaagaaattaaaacggaagaaataa